From Candidatus Dormiibacterota bacterium, a single genomic window includes:
- a CDS encoding NAD-dependent epimerase/dehydratase family protein produces MPPTVFLTGATGFVGSHVLRVLRDADYDVRALVRSAETKLDAQTVVGDLAQPGALARALDGCRYVVHCAALYSFAPHARAMMHRVNVLGTAGLLEAARIAGVERAVVTSSSATLHAHATNGSAYHRSKVEQERAALAARVPVVLVLPTAPIGPGDAKPTPTGKLVLDFACGKIGVAPPRGGMNVVAVEDVARAHVAALERGRDRERYVIGGENLTFEDIWALLARATGRRNPRVRIPYGVLLAAGWCDELRCRYLQPGAEPVVPLEGVRMSRERMFVDAQASRNALGLGQPEPAGQTFARAVAWYRANAR; encoded by the coding sequence ATGCCGCCGACGGTTTTCCTCACCGGCGCCACGGGCTTCGTCGGGAGCCACGTTTTGCGCGTCCTCCGCGACGCGGACTACGACGTTCGCGCGCTCGTGCGATCCGCGGAGACGAAGCTCGACGCGCAAACCGTCGTCGGCGATCTCGCGCAGCCGGGGGCGCTGGCGCGTGCTCTCGACGGCTGCCGGTACGTCGTGCACTGCGCGGCGCTGTACTCCTTTGCGCCACACGCACGCGCGATGATGCATCGCGTGAACGTGCTCGGAACCGCCGGGCTGCTGGAGGCGGCGCGCATCGCAGGCGTTGAGCGCGCGGTCGTGACGTCGAGCTCCGCGACGCTGCACGCCCACGCAACGAACGGATCCGCGTACCATCGCTCGAAGGTCGAGCAAGAACGCGCGGCGCTCGCAGCGCGCGTGCCTGTCGTTCTCGTGCTGCCGACGGCGCCGATCGGTCCCGGCGACGCCAAGCCGACTCCCACGGGGAAGCTGGTCCTCGATTTTGCATGCGGGAAGATCGGCGTTGCACCGCCGCGCGGCGGCATGAACGTGGTCGCGGTCGAGGACGTCGCGCGCGCACACGTCGCGGCGCTCGAGCGCGGACGCGATCGCGAGCGCTACGTGATCGGGGGCGAGAATCTCACCTTCGAAGATATCTGGGCGCTTCTCGCGCGCGCGACCGGGCGTCGCAATCCGCGCGTGCGCATTCCGTACGGCGTACTGCTCGCCGCCGGCTGGTGCGACGAACTGCGCTGCCGCTATCTGCAGCCTGGGGCCGAGCCGGTGGTGCCGCTGGAGGGCGTACGCATGTCGCGGGAGCGCATGTTCGTCGACGCGCAGGCGTCGCGCAACGCGCTCGGCTTGGGCCAACCGGAGCCTGCGGGGCAGACGTTTGCGCGCGCGGTCGCATGGTATCGCGCGAACGCCCGGTAG
- the dxs gene encoding 1-deoxy-D-xylulose-5-phosphate synthase, which yields MVIEGIERPADVKALTRPQLDVLAREIRDMLVVTCSRNGGHLAPNLGVVELTIALHRVLDLPPDKIIWDVSHQSYVHKLLTGRRERFHSLRQGGGISGFSMRSESEYDVFGAGHASTSVSSALGMAVARDLAGRDETIVAVLGDGALTGGLAYEAINNAGQLGSNFIVILNDNEMSIAPNVGSIASYLSILRSKRFANAAREKARNVLHRLPFGRMARKAFTAAEMGAMHFVSPSEKTTVIFEELGFRYMGPVDGHNIDALLEAIATAKGIEGPVLLHVRTVKGKGYEPAEKDSRTFHGCGAFDVENGKLEVKPNARATFSDAFADAMNVVAAKDARVIGITAAMPDGTKLAKFGKKFPERFFDVGIAEAHAVCFAAGAASAGLRPVCAIYSTFLQRAYDQVVHDVCVQELPVVFCMDRAGLVGDDGPTHMGLYDIAYLRALPGMTIMAPRCEEELLPMLEHALTLDRPAAIRYPRGSSTGRHEDAVAPIEHGKAEVLRRGEGVAVLALGNTVDVALDAYDLLETLRGHNGRKPTVVNARFARPLDEGLLEELARTHDCVMTLEEHSLAGGYGSAVVEWYSDRGIAIRVERVGIPSVLVQHDSQPRQRVAFGLSAELVAERIAQASREGAARTSGAAQSLRE from the coding sequence ATGGTTATCGAGGGCATTGAACGACCCGCCGACGTCAAGGCGCTCACGCGGCCGCAACTCGACGTTCTCGCGCGCGAGATACGCGATATGCTCGTCGTCACGTGCTCGCGAAACGGTGGTCACTTGGCACCGAATCTCGGCGTCGTCGAGCTGACGATCGCGTTGCATCGCGTCCTCGATCTTCCACCCGACAAGATCATCTGGGACGTCAGCCATCAATCCTACGTGCACAAGCTGCTCACCGGCCGCCGCGAACGCTTCCACTCGTTACGCCAGGGAGGCGGAATCTCCGGTTTCTCGATGCGCAGCGAGTCCGAATACGACGTCTTCGGCGCGGGCCACGCGTCGACCAGCGTCTCTTCCGCACTCGGGATGGCGGTTGCGCGCGACCTCGCAGGCCGCGACGAGACGATCGTCGCGGTGCTCGGCGACGGAGCGCTGACCGGGGGGCTCGCCTACGAGGCGATCAACAATGCGGGGCAGCTCGGATCGAACTTCATCGTCATCCTCAACGACAACGAGATGTCGATCGCGCCGAACGTCGGGTCGATCGCGTCGTATCTTTCGATCCTGCGCAGCAAGCGATTTGCGAACGCTGCGCGCGAGAAGGCAAGGAACGTGCTGCACCGTCTTCCCTTCGGACGCATGGCGCGCAAGGCGTTCACCGCGGCGGAGATGGGTGCGATGCACTTCGTCTCACCGTCGGAGAAAACGACGGTGATCTTCGAGGAGCTCGGCTTCCGCTACATGGGGCCCGTGGACGGCCATAACATCGACGCACTCCTCGAAGCGATCGCTACCGCCAAAGGCATCGAGGGCCCGGTACTGCTCCACGTGCGCACGGTCAAGGGAAAAGGATACGAGCCCGCGGAGAAGGACTCGCGTACGTTCCATGGATGCGGCGCATTCGACGTCGAGAACGGGAAGCTCGAGGTCAAGCCGAACGCTCGCGCGACGTTCTCCGACGCGTTCGCCGACGCGATGAACGTCGTCGCTGCGAAAGATGCGCGCGTCATCGGCATCACCGCGGCGATGCCGGACGGCACGAAGCTGGCGAAGTTCGGCAAGAAGTTCCCCGAGCGATTCTTCGACGTCGGGATTGCCGAAGCGCATGCGGTCTGTTTTGCCGCCGGAGCCGCGTCGGCAGGGCTGAGGCCGGTCTGCGCCATCTATTCGACGTTCTTGCAACGCGCGTACGATCAGGTCGTTCACGACGTCTGCGTGCAGGAGCTTCCCGTCGTTTTCTGCATGGACCGTGCGGGGCTCGTCGGTGACGACGGTCCGACGCACATGGGCTTGTACGACATCGCGTACTTGCGGGCACTTCCCGGCATGACGATCATGGCACCGCGCTGCGAGGAGGAGCTGCTCCCGATGCTGGAGCACGCGCTCACGCTCGACCGTCCCGCGGCGATTCGCTATCCGCGCGGCTCGAGTACCGGGCGGCACGAAGATGCGGTCGCTCCGATAGAGCACGGAAAGGCAGAGGTGCTGCGGCGCGGTGAGGGCGTTGCGGTCCTTGCGCTCGGCAACACCGTGGACGTCGCCCTCGATGCGTACGACCTGCTCGAGACCTTGCGCGGCCACAACGGCCGTAAGCCGACCGTCGTGAACGCTCGCTTCGCACGACCGCTCGACGAGGGTCTGCTCGAAGAGCTTGCCCGTACCCACGACTGCGTCATGACGCTCGAAGAGCACTCGCTCGCAGGCGGCTACGGCTCGGCGGTCGTAGAGTGGTACTCGGATCGCGGCATCGCGATTCGCGTCGAGCGCGTCGGCATACCGAGCGTGCTGGTTCAGCACGATTCGCAGCCGCGCCAGCGGGTGGCGTTCGGCCTCTCTGCCGAGTTGGTGGCGGAGCGGATCGCGCAAGCATCGCGAGAAGGCGCGGCGCGAACGTCGGGTGCCGCGCAATCGTTGCGGGAATAG
- a CDS encoding squalene/phytoene synthase family protein: MFEERSYSLTGNENALDIALSESYCSAITRSEAKNFYWGFISLPREQRIAIYALYAFAREIDDEVDDQRRSRENLAARLRAQRDRVHRCVHGDYADPVMHVLSRAVDRFGIPENELQGLIDGVEMDIEPREYATWGELRGYCRLVAAVVGRMCVRIFGFSDPKALDRAEELGVSLQLINMLRDVREDAAMGRVYLPREDRERFGIERSVFRDGNSVAGWNELVAFEAERALALYSTGLAVVQYIPHRAGVCVRSMAGIYRGILDRIVADPARPLRERVSLSATAKLRVVVRSWLAVR; the protein is encoded by the coding sequence ATGTTTGAGGAGCGCAGCTACTCCTTGACGGGGAACGAGAACGCGCTCGACATCGCGCTCTCCGAGAGCTACTGTTCGGCGATCACGCGCTCCGAAGCGAAGAATTTCTATTGGGGGTTCATCTCGTTGCCGCGCGAGCAGCGGATCGCGATCTACGCGCTTTACGCGTTCGCGCGCGAGATCGACGACGAGGTCGACGACCAGCGGCGCTCGCGAGAGAATCTCGCGGCGCGTCTGCGCGCACAGCGCGATCGCGTGCACCGGTGCGTGCACGGCGATTATGCCGATCCCGTGATGCACGTGCTCTCGCGGGCCGTCGACCGTTTCGGCATCCCGGAGAACGAGCTGCAGGGGCTGATCGACGGGGTCGAGATGGATATCGAGCCGCGTGAGTACGCGACGTGGGGCGAGCTGCGCGGATACTGCCGGCTCGTGGCGGCCGTCGTCGGCCGGATGTGCGTCCGCATCTTCGGCTTTAGCGATCCGAAAGCGCTCGACCGGGCGGAAGAGCTCGGGGTGTCGCTCCAGCTCATCAACATGCTGCGCGACGTGCGTGAAGATGCAGCGATGGGGCGCGTCTATCTTCCGCGTGAGGACCGCGAGCGTTTCGGGATCGAGAGAAGCGTCTTTCGCGACGGCAACAGCGTCGCCGGGTGGAACGAGCTCGTTGCGTTCGAGGCGGAACGCGCGCTCGCGCTGTACTCGACGGGACTGGCCGTCGTGCAGTACATTCCGCACCGAGCGGGCGTCTGCGTCCGTTCGATGGCCGGCATCTATCGCGGCATCCTCGATCGCATCGTCGCCGACCCGGCGCGCCCACTGCGCGAGCGCGTCTCGCTGTCGGCGACGGCGAAGCTGCGCGTGGTCGTGCGGTCGTGGCTCGCCGTTCGGTAG
- the hpnE gene encoding hydroxysqualene dehydroxylase HpnE, which produces MARRSVAVVGGGLAGLAAGLELSDAGYEVELFERSRLLGGRATSFEIDGVEVDNGQHVFLGCCSDFQSFVGRAGMGDRLALQERFDALVVTRDGTSRLRAARLPAPWHLLASFARFGALGIRSKIDVARALAAAARNGDARNETFAQWLRRRKQSDEAIRVFWTPFFVPALNVALDEMDASEALFTLRTAFLGDAGAARFGFSTVPLAHIADAAAARVARVHRSTSVASLETNADATRLEGLVTTSGERREFDAFVLALTPPQLHRLLREPARYGVPPLEVFTPHPIVDVHLRYASPHPERVEGFDFAALVDSPVQWVFRKGEGYLCCSMSAADAHYRRSSEDVIRLAWDEVQAIPAMRGARLERGAVTRNPEATFSAPPDAVRPGPETSLANLALAGSWTRTGWPDTMESAVRSGFAAARRIMTG; this is translated from the coding sequence GTGGCTCGCCGTTCGGTAGCGGTCGTCGGCGGTGGTCTCGCGGGCCTCGCCGCGGGTCTGGAACTCTCCGACGCAGGATACGAGGTCGAGCTGTTCGAGCGCAGCCGATTGCTTGGCGGGCGCGCGACGTCGTTCGAGATCGACGGTGTTGAAGTCGACAACGGCCAGCACGTCTTCCTCGGATGCTGCAGCGACTTTCAGTCCTTCGTGGGGCGCGCGGGCATGGGCGATCGGCTTGCCCTGCAGGAGCGCTTCGATGCGCTCGTCGTCACGCGCGACGGCACCTCGCGCCTGCGTGCTGCGCGGCTTCCGGCACCCTGGCATCTCCTCGCATCCTTCGCGCGGTTCGGCGCTCTCGGCATCCGATCGAAGATCGACGTCGCGCGGGCTCTCGCCGCAGCGGCGCGAAACGGCGACGCGCGGAACGAGACGTTCGCGCAGTGGCTGCGGCGCCGCAAGCAGAGCGACGAAGCGATTCGCGTATTCTGGACGCCGTTCTTCGTGCCGGCGTTGAACGTAGCGCTCGATGAGATGGACGCGAGCGAGGCGCTCTTCACGCTGCGCACGGCATTCTTGGGCGATGCCGGCGCCGCGCGTTTCGGCTTCTCGACGGTTCCGCTCGCGCACATCGCTGACGCTGCCGCCGCGCGCGTTGCACGCGTGCATCGTTCGACGTCGGTTGCATCGCTGGAAACGAACGCGGACGCAACGCGCCTCGAAGGCCTCGTCACGACGTCCGGCGAGCGGCGAGAATTCGATGCGTTCGTTCTCGCGCTGACGCCTCCGCAGCTGCACCGGCTGCTCCGCGAACCCGCGCGCTACGGAGTGCCTCCGCTCGAGGTCTTCACGCCGCACCCAATCGTCGACGTTCATCTTCGCTACGCGTCGCCTCACCCCGAGCGCGTCGAAGGATTCGATTTTGCGGCGCTCGTCGATTCACCGGTGCAATGGGTCTTTCGCAAAGGCGAAGGATATCTGTGCTGCAGCATGAGCGCCGCTGACGCGCATTACCGCCGCTCGAGCGAGGACGTCATCCGCCTCGCCTGGGACGAAGTGCAGGCGATTCCCGCAATGCGCGGCGCTCGGCTGGAGCGCGGCGCGGTCACCCGCAATCCCGAGGCGACGTTCTCCGCGCCGCCGGATGCCGTGCGGCCCGGCCCCGAGACCTCCCTCGCGAATCTCGCCCTCGCCGGCTCGTGGACGAGGACCGGTTGGCCCGATACCATGGAGTCGGCGGTACGCAGCGGATTCGCAGCTGCGCGTCGCATCATGACGGGATGA
- the hpnH gene encoding adenosyl-hopene transferase HpnH, with the protein MSMPLAQKIAIGKYIFGKRLRGEKKYPVVLELEPLLQCNLACAGCGKIQHPDDILRRRLSVDECIAAVEECGAPIVSIAGGEPLVHEQMPEIVEALVKRGKFVILCTNALLLKKKIDRFKPSIRFVWMIHMDGLRDRHDESVCRDGVFDKAVEAIKIAKERGFRVFTNTTFFNQDDPASIRAVLDYLNDELKVDMMQISPAYAYEKAPDQEHFLGVEQTRKIFREAFGEGKRKKWRLNHSPVYLDFLEGKVDFECTPWGIPCYTVFGWQRPCYLMSDAPYAKTYKELLEETDWSQFGRGRNDKCENCMAHCGYEPTAVTRTVGSLKESIRAAFAH; encoded by the coding sequence ATGAGCATGCCGTTAGCGCAGAAGATCGCAATCGGGAAGTACATCTTCGGCAAGCGCCTTCGCGGCGAAAAGAAATATCCGGTCGTCCTGGAGCTCGAGCCGCTCTTGCAGTGCAACCTCGCCTGCGCCGGCTGCGGGAAGATCCAGCATCCCGACGATATCCTGCGCAGGCGGCTCTCGGTCGACGAATGCATTGCCGCCGTCGAAGAGTGCGGCGCGCCGATCGTCTCGATCGCCGGCGGCGAGCCGCTCGTGCACGAGCAGATGCCGGAGATCGTAGAGGCGCTCGTGAAGCGCGGCAAGTTCGTGATCCTGTGCACCAACGCGCTGTTGCTGAAGAAGAAGATCGATCGGTTCAAGCCGAGCATCCGATTCGTGTGGATGATCCACATGGACGGTCTGCGCGACCGGCACGACGAGTCGGTCTGTCGCGACGGCGTCTTCGACAAGGCCGTCGAGGCGATCAAGATCGCCAAGGAGCGCGGCTTCCGAGTCTTCACGAACACGACGTTCTTCAACCAGGACGATCCGGCGTCGATTCGCGCGGTGCTGGACTACTTGAACGACGAGCTCAAGGTCGACATGATGCAGATCTCGCCGGCATACGCCTACGAGAAGGCTCCGGATCAGGAGCACTTTCTCGGCGTGGAGCAGACGCGCAAGATCTTCCGCGAGGCATTCGGCGAAGGCAAGCGCAAGAAGTGGCGCCTCAACCACAGCCCCGTCTACCTCGACTTCCTCGAGGGGAAGGTCGACTTCGAATGTACCCCGTGGGGCATTCCTTGCTATACGGTCTTCGGCTGGCAGCGGCCGTGCTATCTCATGAGCGACGCTCCATACGCGAAGACGTACAAAGAGCTGCTCGAGGAGACGGACTGGTCGCAGTTCGGCCGCGGCCGCAACGACAAGTGCGAAAATTGCATGGCGCACTGCGGGTACGAGCCCACGGCCGTCACGCGAACCGTGGGATCGCTCAAGGAGAGTATCCGCGCAGCCTTCGCGCACTGA
- the hpnI gene encoding bacteriohopanetetrol glucosamine biosynthesis glycosyltransferase HpnI, with amino-acid sequence MTHVPLAISALFFVLAIASVLYTDFALIRLVTKRAAAPAEGSELPTLTILKPLAGLEPELEENLRTFCDQEYPRFQVIFCAQNADDPALDVARRIRASMPHCEIAVVAGGGAHVLNPKIENLLAALPSATGEILVVADSDMRVERDYLRRIASAFADPAVGAATTLYGARATQALVARLGAMFVNDQFMPSVLVATALQPLRYCFGATMAVRARVLDEVGGLAAIGATIADDYALGELVTRRGYRVALASAIPLTLVSERTLRALLAREIRWARTIRAVRPLGYAGSVVAFPMTWGLLNLIFAPAALSAGALFVAAIAFRVAVHVWAHRVLRIPGRSAPWLVPLREALSVLVWAAGLLGTSARWRQTRVSTRADGW; translated from the coding sequence ATGACGCACGTGCCGCTCGCGATCTCTGCCCTGTTCTTCGTTCTCGCGATCGCGAGCGTTCTGTATACCGATTTTGCGCTGATCCGGCTCGTGACGAAGCGCGCTGCGGCGCCGGCCGAGGGCAGCGAGCTGCCTACGCTGACGATCCTGAAGCCGCTCGCGGGGTTGGAGCCCGAGCTGGAAGAGAACCTTCGCACGTTCTGCGACCAGGAGTATCCACGCTTTCAGGTGATCTTCTGCGCGCAGAACGCCGACGATCCGGCGCTGGACGTCGCGCGCCGGATTCGCGCGTCGATGCCGCACTGCGAGATCGCGGTGGTCGCCGGCGGCGGAGCGCACGTACTCAACCCGAAGATCGAGAATCTGCTCGCCGCGCTCCCGTCGGCAACGGGGGAGATCCTCGTCGTCGCCGACAGCGACATGCGGGTCGAACGCGATTACCTGCGGCGCATCGCGAGCGCCTTCGCGGACCCCGCGGTCGGCGCTGCGACGACGCTCTACGGTGCGCGCGCGACGCAGGCTCTTGTCGCGCGCCTCGGCGCGATGTTCGTCAACGATCAGTTCATGCCGTCGGTCCTCGTTGCAACGGCGCTGCAGCCGTTGCGCTACTGCTTTGGGGCGACGATGGCGGTGCGCGCCCGGGTGCTCGACGAGGTCGGCGGCCTCGCGGCGATCGGGGCCACGATCGCGGACGATTATGCGCTCGGGGAACTGGTGACGCGCCGCGGTTATCGCGTCGCCCTCGCGAGCGCGATCCCGTTGACGCTCGTCTCGGAGAGGACGTTACGCGCGTTGCTGGCGCGCGAGATTCGATGGGCGCGCACGATTCGAGCCGTGCGTCCCTTGGGGTACGCCGGCTCGGTCGTCGCCTTCCCGATGACGTGGGGGCTGCTGAACCTCATCTTCGCGCCGGCCGCTCTCTCTGCCGGTGCACTCTTCGTGGCGGCCATCGCGTTTCGTGTTGCGGTGCACGTGTGGGCGCATCGCGTGTTACGCATTCCAGGCCGTTCTGCACCGTGGCTCGTGCCGCTGCGGGAAGCGTTGAGCGTTCTCGTATGGGCCGCCGGCCTGCTCGGAACGAGCGCTCGCTGGCGGCAAACCCGCGTCAGTACCCGCGCGGACGGCTGGTGA
- a CDS encoding phosphatase PAP2 family protein: MRPEQSGPAVVPIKNRRIWRDLARILSTIFNPFLTALALFVILAHVGSRDVLGFWRLLFLSTCFTSIGPMLYVFRLYAVDRISDLDMSVRHEREAIFSAFVVFYSLGTIALYLVHAPRVMIAAMLGYTLSTILVQFITRYWKISTHALGITAPLVALMLLYGRQPLPFLVLIPMVCWARVYLRAHTLLQVVGGAALGAGTTILFFHLFHITQVAPAH; this comes from the coding sequence GTGAGGCCCGAGCAGAGCGGCCCGGCCGTGGTTCCGATCAAGAATCGGCGCATTTGGCGCGACCTCGCGCGCATTCTCTCGACGATTTTCAACCCGTTCCTCACGGCATTGGCGCTGTTCGTGATCTTGGCACACGTCGGAAGCCGCGACGTTCTGGGCTTCTGGCGCTTGCTGTTCCTCTCGACGTGCTTTACGTCGATCGGCCCGATGCTCTACGTTTTTCGGCTCTACGCGGTCGACCGCATCTCCGACCTCGACATGTCCGTGCGCCACGAGCGTGAAGCCATATTCAGCGCGTTCGTCGTCTTCTACTCTCTCGGCACGATCGCGCTGTATCTCGTTCACGCACCGCGCGTCATGATCGCTGCAATGCTGGGGTACACGCTCTCGACCATTCTCGTGCAGTTCATCACGCGGTATTGGAAGATCAGCACGCACGCCCTCGGCATCACGGCACCTCTCGTCGCCCTTATGCTGCTCTACGGCCGGCAGCCGCTTCCGTTTCTCGTGCTGATTCCGATGGTTTGCTGGGCGCGCGTCTACTTACGGGCGCACACGCTCTTACAGGTCGTCGGCGGCGCCGCGCTGGGTGCCGGAACCACGATTCTCTTCTTCCACCTCTTCCACATCACGCAGGTGGCTCCAGCGCACTAG
- the shc gene encoding squalene--hopene cyclase, with protein MTPGVRVPDAISWLLERQSPEGWWFGELETNVTMTAEHVLLLRFLGVSLDPIREGAIAHVLRNQREDGSWGLYYEAPADVSTTIEAYAALKVLGVDPNSTPMRKALRVILDLGGAARARVFTKIWLALFGKYPWDGIPTMPPEMVFLPPQIPFNLYDYACWARGTVAPLAVVISHRPTRDLGVPLGEVIVEGTEGELHRVQGTGFFWWLDKLVLKSYERSPVKPGRRVARNRLTQWIVERQEADGGWGGIQPPWVYSLIALNLEGMTLDHPVMRKGLDGLSGFSLQDERNGWRLQACMSPVWDTAWAVLALRAAGVPRSHPSIRSAVRWLLDEQITGSGDWQIRCKDAPECGGWAFEFHNDIYPDIDDTAIVVLALLRGGEEDEVRGALERARKWVVAMRSSNGAWAAFDRDNYRELLYRLPFADFGAFIDPPTEDVTAHVLEMLAGLGSDGHDPAVASGLSYLRATQKPGGNWFGRWGVNHVYGTWCTIAALTALRVGDDMVQRAVAWLVERQNADGGWGETCHSYVDESFAGVGNSTPSQTAWAVLSFQLAGLRTHDACRRGVSYLRERLKNGTWEEPFYTGTGFPRDFYINYHLYRHVFPLMALANDAALHERGVISNAVEGAPRVSSLA; from the coding sequence ATGACCCCAGGCGTTCGCGTCCCCGACGCGATCTCGTGGCTCCTCGAGCGGCAGTCCCCGGAGGGCTGGTGGTTCGGCGAGCTGGAGACGAACGTCACGATGACCGCGGAGCACGTTTTGCTCCTGCGGTTTCTCGGCGTTAGCCTGGATCCGATTCGCGAAGGTGCGATCGCGCACGTTCTGCGCAACCAGCGAGAAGACGGCTCGTGGGGGCTCTACTACGAGGCGCCGGCCGACGTCAGCACGACGATCGAGGCGTATGCGGCGCTCAAGGTTCTCGGCGTCGATCCTAACTCGACGCCCATGCGCAAGGCCTTGCGCGTCATTCTCGATCTCGGCGGCGCGGCGCGAGCACGCGTCTTCACGAAGATCTGGCTTGCGCTCTTCGGCAAGTATCCTTGGGACGGCATTCCGACGATGCCGCCGGAGATGGTCTTCCTCCCGCCGCAGATTCCCTTCAATCTGTACGACTACGCATGCTGGGCGCGCGGCACCGTTGCGCCGCTCGCGGTGGTGATTTCGCACCGGCCGACGCGCGATCTCGGCGTTCCGCTCGGCGAAGTGATCGTCGAGGGAACCGAGGGCGAGCTGCACCGCGTGCAAGGCACGGGATTCTTCTGGTGGCTCGACAAGCTCGTGCTCAAGTCGTACGAACGATCGCCGGTGAAACCCGGTCGCCGGGTCGCGCGCAACCGGCTCACGCAGTGGATCGTCGAGCGTCAGGAAGCCGACGGCGGATGGGGCGGCATTCAGCCGCCGTGGGTCTACTCGCTGATCGCGCTCAACCTCGAAGGCATGACGCTCGATCATCCGGTCATGCGCAAAGGGCTCGATGGGCTGAGCGGCTTCTCGCTGCAGGACGAGCGCAACGGTTGGCGCCTGCAAGCGTGCATGTCACCGGTTTGGGATACGGCGTGGGCCGTCCTCGCGTTGCGTGCTGCGGGCGTGCCACGTTCGCATCCATCGATTCGCAGCGCGGTGCGTTGGCTACTCGACGAGCAGATCACCGGAAGCGGCGACTGGCAGATTCGCTGTAAAGACGCGCCGGAGTGCGGCGGCTGGGCGTTCGAGTTTCACAACGACATCTATCCCGACATCGACGACACCGCCATCGTCGTTCTCGCGTTGCTGCGCGGCGGCGAGGAGGACGAGGTGCGCGGCGCGCTCGAGCGGGCGCGGAAATGGGTCGTTGCGATGCGCTCTTCAAACGGCGCGTGGGCGGCATTCGATCGCGACAACTATCGCGAGCTGCTCTACCGGCTCCCCTTTGCCGATTTCGGTGCCTTCATCGACCCGCCGACCGAAGACGTCACGGCGCACGTGCTCGAGATGCTCGCCGGTCTGGGCAGTGACGGGCACGATCCCGCGGTCGCGAGCGGTCTCTCGTATCTGCGTGCGACGCAAAAACCGGGCGGCAACTGGTTCGGGCGCTGGGGCGTCAATCACGTGTACGGTACGTGGTGCACCATCGCCGCGCTCACCGCGCTGCGCGTGGGCGACGACATGGTGCAGCGCGCCGTCGCGTGGCTCGTCGAGCGGCAGAACGCCGACGGCGGCTGGGGCGAGACCTGTCATTCGTACGTCGACGAGTCGTTCGCTGGCGTCGGCAACAGCACGCCTTCGCAAACCGCATGGGCGGTGCTCTCGTTCCAACTCGCGGGCCTGCGCACGCACGACGCATGTCGGCGTGGCGTGTCGTATCTTCGGGAGCGGCTGAAGAACGGAACTTGGGAAGAGCCGTTTTACACGGGCACGGGCTTCCCGCGGGACTTCTACATCAACTATCATTTGTATCGCCACGTGTTTCCCTTGATGGCGCTTGCGAACGACGCGGCGCTGCACGAACGCGGTGTCATCTCGAATGCAGTCGAGGGAGCGCCGCGCGTCTCATCCCTCGCGTAG
- the hpnK gene encoding hopanoid biosynthesis-associated protein HpnK produces the protein MTADDFGASLEINEAVERAHREGVLTAASLMVGEPAAADAVERARRMPRLGIGLHVALTNARPVLPAARVPDLVDGRGLFDSRLVRAGVRYFASSRARAQLRDEIAAQFDAFAATGLPLDHVDAHNHMHVHPTLFSMILESGKAHGMKAMRVPFEPFHLSAAGIGNAIAIGPWASLMRARLRGAGVLANDAVFGLNDTGRLDEERVLEIVARLPEGVSELYLHPATSHAGYARAEEFDALLSSRVRDAIARRGIALVTFGALAA, from the coding sequence GTGACCGCAGACGATTTCGGCGCCTCGCTCGAGATCAACGAAGCGGTCGAGCGCGCGCATCGCGAGGGCGTCTTGACGGCTGCGAGCCTCATGGTCGGCGAACCCGCCGCGGCGGATGCCGTCGAGCGCGCGCGCCGTATGCCGAGGCTGGGAATCGGTCTGCATGTCGCGCTCACGAACGCACGCCCGGTGCTGCCCGCTGCGCGCGTCCCCGATCTCGTCGACGGCCGGGGCCTCTTCGATTCCCGTCTGGTACGCGCGGGCGTGCGCTATTTCGCATCTTCGCGCGCGCGCGCGCAGCTTCGCGACGAGATCGCGGCGCAGTTCGACGCTTTCGCAGCGACGGGCTTGCCGCTCGATCACGTCGACGCGCACAACCACATGCACGTTCACCCGACGCTCTTTTCGATGATTCTCGAGAGCGGCAAAGCGCACGGTATGAAGGCGATGCGCGTGCCGTTCGAACCGTTCCACCTCTCCGCGGCGGGGATAGGAAACGCAATCGCGATCGGGCCGTGGGCGTCGCTCATGCGCGCACGTCTGCGCGGCGCCGGAGTCCTTGCCAACGATGCGGTATTCGGCCTGAACGACACGGGGCGTCTCGACGAGGAGCGCGTTCTCGAGATCGTCGCGCGGCTGCCGGAGGGCGTAAGCGAGCTCTACCTCCACCCAGCGACGTCACATGCCGGTTACGCGCGCGCTGAGGAGTTCGACGCGCTGCTCAGCTCTCGCGTGCGGGATGCGATCGCGCGCCGCGGCATCGCGCTCGTGACCTTCGGCGCTCTCGCCGCATGA